From Pseudomonas sp. G2-4:
CGGTGATCGCGGCTATCCAGAGCGGCGCGCTGATCGGTGCTGAAACCGAACACCTGGACATCATCAACCTGGACGTGCCGCTGGCTGTTCCAGGTGTCGATACGGGGCTGTTGAACCCACGCAACACCTGGGGCGACAAGGCTGCGTACGATGAAGCTGCCAAGGCGTTGGCCGGATTGTTCACCGAGAACTTCAAGAAGTTCGACGTGAGCGACGCGATCAAGGCTGCTGGGCCGCAGCTGTAAGGCTCGGTTAGCGAATGAAAAAGCCGCCCTCTTCAGGGCGGCTTTTTTGTGGGCGCAGTCTTACCAACTAGGCCTTTTCCACTTCCTGCGTATCCCACCGTTGTGCCTTGATGGCCTTGTAGAGCATGCCAATGGTCATCGGCATCTTGTTACCACGGCCCTTGGCCCTGCGCTTTTGAAACACATCAAAGCCTTCCGGCTGGAAATAGCGGTAAGCGTCGTAGTCGATGAGGTCGATGGCGAATCGCTCCTCCAGGGCTTCCATCAGATGCCGGGCATCCGCGCCATCGCAGCCCAGATCGAGATTGATCGCCGTGTCCAGGCGAATGGTCCTGCGCTCGGGCAGGCCGATTTCTTCGTGGAGCAGTTCCATGAGTTGGCGCATGGCATGGTCGTCGGGGAAGTCTGGGGCGAGGTGCATGGTGAAATGTCCGGACTGATGGGCGGGTCTGTTGGGTGAACGTTCAGGGTTAAAGCGTTGGCCACTCAGGAGTGTGTCGTGAAGCTGTATCATCCGGTATCGTTTTTTACCCTGACCTTTTCTCGACGCGCTGCGCTGTCCCGCTAGGCTTTGGGTCTCGCAGCAGTC
This genomic window contains:
- a CDS encoding DUF1493 family protein, whose amino-acid sequence is MHLAPDFPDDHAMRQLMELLHEEIGLPERRTIRLDTAINLDLGCDGADARHLMEALEERFAIDLIDYDAYRYFQPEGFDVFQKRRAKGRGNKMPMTIGMLYKAIKAQRWDTQEVEKA